Proteins found in one Synechococcus sp. MU1643 genomic segment:
- the cbiE gene encoding precorrin-6y C5,15-methyltransferase (decarboxylating) subunit CbiE produces the protein MIDVIGTDAGAPASLPAPQQTLLRAATLIAAPQRLQAALRDWLGDAKPELISSDDPRALVDSLQSRAVDQAVVVLASGDPLWFGLGRILCDRIGAERLRFHPAPTSLQLAFARIGRPWQDADWVSLHGRDPEILASTLQKRPTAMAVLTDPNQGGAGAVQQMLRSSGLEASTDLWLCENLGHPEERVQLINPGTALPTDLQPLLIALLIAREPAAPDPHQLPLFGLDDGLYLQHSDHPGLMTKREVRIQLLAELALPPQGVLWDLGAGTGSVGLESLRLRPGLQLLAVERRAGGAQLIQRNAQRLGVSPAAVLEADATTVLNGGLPSQLSQPDRVLLGGGGAQRECLLQEVLTRLRSGGVVVIPLASMEALASVRPLLENAGLAVRVQQLQAWRGQPLGDGTRLAPMNPTLIVTGTKPA, from the coding sequence ATGATCGATGTGATCGGCACCGACGCCGGGGCGCCCGCCTCGTTGCCTGCTCCACAGCAGACGTTGCTGCGGGCGGCCACCCTGATTGCAGCACCGCAGCGGTTGCAAGCTGCCCTTCGGGACTGGCTGGGGGATGCCAAACCGGAGCTGATCAGCAGCGATGACCCGCGGGCTCTGGTGGACAGTCTCCAATCAAGAGCTGTTGATCAAGCTGTAGTGGTGCTGGCCAGCGGCGATCCGCTCTGGTTCGGCCTGGGGCGCATCCTTTGCGACCGCATAGGGGCAGAGCGGCTGCGGTTTCATCCGGCCCCCACATCGCTGCAGCTGGCCTTCGCCCGCATCGGGCGCCCCTGGCAGGACGCCGACTGGGTGAGCCTGCACGGACGGGACCCCGAAATCCTGGCCAGCACCCTGCAGAAGAGACCGACGGCCATGGCGGTGCTGACGGACCCGAACCAGGGGGGCGCCGGCGCCGTACAGCAGATGTTGCGCAGCAGCGGGCTGGAGGCCAGCACGGACCTGTGGCTCTGCGAAAACCTCGGGCACCCCGAAGAGCGGGTGCAACTGATCAACCCCGGCACCGCGCTACCAACAGATCTGCAGCCGCTGCTGATTGCACTGCTGATCGCCCGCGAACCCGCAGCACCGGATCCGCATCAGCTGCCGTTGTTCGGGCTCGATGACGGGCTCTACCTGCAGCACAGCGATCACCCTGGACTGATGACCAAGCGGGAAGTGCGCATCCAACTCCTGGCCGAACTCGCCTTACCACCGCAGGGCGTGCTCTGGGATCTGGGGGCCGGCACCGGCAGCGTCGGTCTGGAATCGCTGCGCCTGCGGCCTGGCCTGCAACTGCTGGCGGTGGAACGCCGCGCCGGTGGCGCGCAACTGATCCAACGCAATGCACAACGGCTCGGCGTCAGCCCTGCGGCGGTGCTGGAGGCCGACGCCACCACGGTGCTGAACGGCGGGCTCCCGAGCCAGCTCAGCCAGCCCGACCGGGTTCTGCTCGGGGGCGGGGGCGCCCAACGGGAATGCTTGCTGCAGGAGGTGCTGACGCGACTGCGGTCTGGAGGTGTTGTGGTGATCCCCCTGGCGAGCATGGAGGCGTTGGCCAGCGTTCGCCCGCTGCTCGAGAACGCTGGATTGGCAGTGC
- a CDS encoding sulfotransferase: MAGGDLLVDRLVAGGFLRPAVLLRGLQLRRSAHRQLLEAFETSRYRIPAGQLFEVSYEALIRQPLAAVKRIYDELGLSSWPLAQAPLQARIAQACSYTADPVTLPLAAEQLLNDLMEEA; the protein is encoded by the coding sequence ATGGCAGGGGGTGATCTGCTGGTGGATCGCTTGGTGGCAGGGGGCTTCCTGCGCCCTGCGGTGCTACTTCGAGGCTTGCAGCTCCGTCGGTCGGCCCATCGCCAGCTGCTTGAGGCCTTTGAGACGTCTCGTTACCGGATTCCTGCGGGGCAATTGTTTGAGGTGTCCTATGAGGCATTGATCCGCCAACCCCTTGCTGCGGTGAAACGGATCTATGACGAACTCGGGCTCAGCAGCTGGCCGCTGGCGCAAGCCCCGCTGCAGGCTCGGATTGCCCAGGCTTGCAGCTATACCGCTGATCCGGTGACGCTGCCCTTGGCGGCGGAACAGCTTCTGAACGACCTGATGGAGGAGGCATGA
- a CDS encoding GH116 family glycosyl hydrolase — protein sequence MASFGWSALNSLLGRGKQAERWQPPEASWSRPFGLGWDTPYTVRYASNLDDGPNHGMPLGGFGAGCFGRAPDGNINLWHLDGGEHWFGVLPDCQFALFEGNGRGKRAHALAVQPDKDASRPEAGQPLMAWEWYPASTPDRSTGTYAARYPFSWTSYEGVYDAEVRCEAFSPILPGDYQRTSYPVAVFIWKLRNPTDQPLDLSLLLSWRNTTGWFTNTDASAEVHFRDDGSPEHNYAPAIGSTAGQRNRCIDDGSLKGVVLEGNVSNPVAEGEGQWCIATVDQPGVTIQCCSRWNPSGDGRELWDSFSANGTIPESNNDRRSGSDDPLSAALAVQCQLAPRQSIEIPLVISWDLPVTAFATGSQALRRYTDFFAADANQAVAIAAEALRDWRSWRQQIETWQQPVLQRQDLPEPLRMALFNELYDLCSGGSLWSAASPDDPYGRFGVLECLDYAWYESLDVRLYGSLALLQLWPELDKAVLRSFARAIPASDATQRPIGWYFTQGKGRVEADRKVKGATPHDLGAPNEIPWDATNYTAYQDCNLWKDLGSDFVLQVWRSFKLAPSGEDIRFLADCWPAAVEALRYLKTFDVNNDGLPDNGGAPDQTFDDWPLKGVSAYCGALWIAALEAALAIAQTLQLSTGLDTSAEQREFSGWLEQSRGNFDKLLWNGEYYDIDAESGTPVVMADQLCGDFYARLLGLPPVVSDNNSRSTLKAVKEACFEAFDGGSLGVANGLRRDGTPLDPNGTHPLEVWTGINFGIASYYRLMGDKQTAQAICSAVVEQVYSGGLQFRTPEAITAVNTFRACHYLRAMAIWGFWATETDWTLIPGADAR from the coding sequence ATGGCTTCGTTCGGTTGGTCCGCTCTGAACTCCCTGCTTGGTCGCGGCAAGCAAGCCGAGCGCTGGCAGCCACCGGAGGCCTCCTGGAGCCGACCCTTCGGCCTGGGCTGGGACACGCCCTACACGGTTCGCTATGCCAGCAACCTCGACGACGGCCCCAACCACGGCATGCCGCTGGGGGGCTTTGGAGCTGGCTGCTTCGGGCGGGCGCCCGACGGCAACATCAACCTCTGGCACCTCGATGGCGGCGAGCACTGGTTTGGGGTGCTTCCCGATTGCCAGTTCGCTCTGTTTGAAGGGAATGGCCGCGGCAAGCGTGCCCACGCCCTGGCGGTTCAGCCGGATAAGGATGCCTCGCGGCCGGAGGCTGGCCAGCCGCTGATGGCCTGGGAGTGGTATCCGGCCAGCACGCCGGACCGCAGCACCGGCACCTATGCCGCCCGCTACCCCTTCAGTTGGACCAGCTACGAGGGCGTTTATGACGCTGAGGTGCGTTGTGAGGCCTTCAGCCCGATCCTGCCGGGTGATTACCAGCGCACCAGCTACCCGGTGGCGGTGTTCATCTGGAAGCTGCGCAATCCCACGGATCAGCCTCTTGATTTGTCGTTGCTGTTGAGTTGGCGTAACACCACCGGCTGGTTCACCAACACCGATGCCTCGGCGGAGGTTCACTTCCGCGATGACGGCAGCCCCGAGCACAACTATGCCCCGGCCATCGGCAGCACCGCCGGCCAGCGCAACCGTTGCATTGACGATGGCTCCCTCAAGGGAGTGGTGCTGGAGGGCAACGTCTCAAACCCCGTTGCCGAAGGTGAGGGCCAGTGGTGCATTGCCACGGTCGATCAGCCCGGTGTAACGATCCAGTGCTGCAGCCGCTGGAATCCCAGCGGTGATGGACGTGAGCTCTGGGACAGCTTCAGCGCCAATGGCACTATTCCTGAAAGCAACAACGACCGACGCAGTGGATCCGATGATCCCCTCAGTGCTGCACTTGCGGTACAGTGTCAGCTGGCCCCTAGGCAGAGCATTGAGATCCCGCTGGTGATCAGCTGGGATCTGCCTGTGACGGCCTTTGCCACCGGCAGCCAGGCTCTGCGCCGCTACACCGACTTCTTCGCTGCAGATGCCAACCAGGCGGTTGCCATTGCCGCTGAAGCGTTGCGTGACTGGCGCAGTTGGCGCCAGCAGATCGAGACCTGGCAGCAGCCGGTGCTGCAACGCCAAGACCTGCCGGAACCGCTGCGGATGGCTCTGTTCAATGAGCTTTACGACCTCTGCAGTGGTGGCAGCCTCTGGAGTGCGGCATCACCTGATGATCCCTACGGCCGCTTCGGCGTTCTCGAGTGCCTCGACTATGCCTGGTACGAAAGTCTCGATGTTCGTCTGTACGGATCCCTGGCCCTGCTGCAGCTCTGGCCGGAACTCGACAAGGCTGTGCTGCGCAGCTTTGCCCGGGCGATTCCGGCGTCGGATGCCACCCAGCGCCCGATCGGCTGGTATTTCACCCAGGGCAAGGGCCGGGTGGAGGCGGACCGCAAGGTGAAAGGAGCCACCCCCCATGACCTGGGGGCTCCCAACGAGATCCCCTGGGATGCGACCAACTACACCGCCTATCAGGATTGCAACCTCTGGAAGGACCTCGGCAGTGATTTTGTGCTGCAGGTGTGGCGTAGCTTCAAGCTCGCCCCCAGTGGTGAAGACATCCGCTTCCTCGCTGATTGCTGGCCGGCGGCCGTGGAGGCGCTGCGCTACCTCAAGACCTTCGACGTGAACAACGATGGCCTGCCCGACAATGGCGGTGCTCCGGATCAGACCTTCGACGACTGGCCCCTCAAAGGGGTGAGTGCCTACTGCGGTGCCCTCTGGATTGCTGCTCTCGAGGCAGCCCTGGCCATTGCCCAGACGCTTCAGCTCAGCACCGGGCTGGACACCTCCGCTGAGCAAAGGGAATTCAGCGGTTGGCTGGAACAATCCCGGGGCAATTTCGACAAGCTGCTCTGGAACGGCGAGTACTACGACATTGATGCCGAGAGCGGCACGCCTGTGGTGATGGCCGATCAGCTCTGCGGTGATTTCTACGCACGGCTGTTGGGTCTGCCGCCGGTGGTGAGTGACAACAACAGCCGCAGCACCTTGAAGGCGGTGAAGGAGGCCTGCTTCGAGGCTTTCGATGGCGGATCCCTCGGAGTGGCCAACGGCTTGCGCCGTGATGGCACTCCTTTGGATCCCAATGGCACTCACCCGCTCGAGGTGTGGACGGGGATCAACTTCGGGATCGCCAGCTACTACCGCCTGATGGGGGACAAGCAGACGGCGCAAGCGATCTGCTCAGCTGTTGTTGAGCAGGTGTATTCCGGTGGTCTGCAGTTCCGCACCCCTGAGGCGATCACCGCGGTGAACACCTTCCGGGCCTGCCACTACCTCAGGGCCATGGCCATCTGGGGGTTCTGGGCCACGGAGACCGATTGGACGCTCATCCCCGGAGCGGATGCTCGTTGA
- a CDS encoding DUF3122 domain-containing protein, translating to MRRLLCCLLAALGLLLLTPGLAWAQVHQHENEAGVAMVRSLESLRDLDYDSWQAVAYREGPAGQPVVLRVVGYPGKLRLDHPVSLQVLAGRREWQLDDITLANPVLATDGRDAAAEFALDPLLDDLSNNRPLRLALPGVFTELPIPPYVVGEWRSLQEMPLS from the coding sequence ATGCGCCGTTTGCTCTGCTGTTTGTTGGCCGCTCTGGGGCTGCTGCTTCTCACGCCGGGTCTGGCCTGGGCTCAGGTTCATCAGCACGAGAACGAGGCCGGTGTTGCAATGGTCCGTTCGCTGGAGAGCCTCCGGGACCTCGATTACGACAGCTGGCAGGCGGTGGCCTACCGCGAGGGCCCTGCAGGCCAGCCGGTGGTGCTGCGCGTGGTGGGCTATCCCGGAAAACTGAGGCTCGATCATCCGGTGAGCCTCCAGGTGTTGGCGGGTCGGCGCGAATGGCAGCTGGACGACATCACCCTGGCCAATCCGGTGCTGGCCACCGATGGCCGTGACGCAGCGGCTGAATTTGCCCTCGATCCTTTGCTGGATGATCTCAGCAACAACCGACCGCTGCGTTTGGCGTTGCCGGGTGTCTTCACCGAGTTGCCGATCCCTCCCTACGTCGTCGGTGAATGGCGGTCCCTGCAGGAAATGCCCCTCAGCTGA